One part of the Humulus lupulus chromosome 9, drHumLupu1.1, whole genome shotgun sequence genome encodes these proteins:
- the LOC133800334 gene encoding uncharacterized protein LOC133800334 encodes MIFSKLPLSLFMSSLFFHAALGEIVCEELPLDICAFAIASSGKRCLLETSTTNVVKGGGVEYECKTSEVVVKNMVEYIETDKCVKACGLDRKSVGISSDSLLEPQFTVKLCAQDCYQNCPNIVDLYFNLSAAEGVYLPDLCVRQLYNPHRAMEELLSSGAAPGPVAHEPGPVASPTAPTPIN; translated from the exons ATGATTTTCTCAAAACTCCCTTTGTCTCTCTTTATGTCCTCCCTATTCTTCCATGCAGCCCTAG GTGAGATTGTGTGTGAGGAATTGCCATTGGATATTTGTGCATTCGCGATAGCCTCATCGGGGAAGAGGTGTCTATTAGAGACATCAACGACGAACGTCGTGAAAGGTGGAGGGGTTGAGTACGAGTGCAAGACATCAGAGGTGGTGGTGAAGAACATGGTGGAATACATTGAGACCGATAAATGTGTTAAGGCTTGTGGGCTAGACAGAAAATCAGTTGGGATTTCATCTGATTCCCTTTTGGAGCCTCAATTTACCGTCAAGCTTTGTGCTCAAGATTGCTACCAAAATTGCCCCAACATTGTTGACCTTTACTTCAATTTATCTGCTGCAGAAG GAGTGTATTTGCCTGACCTGTGTGTGAGGCAACTCTACAACCCTCACAGAGCCATGGAGGAGCTCTTGAGCTCAGGTGCAGCCCCTGGCCCAGTTGCACACGAGCCAGGACCCGTAGCTTCACCTACAGCACCTAcacccattaattaa
- the LOC133801226 gene encoding laccase-7-like, with the protein MAKSICGFLVAWSLATLLASSMASAAIVQHSLYIKNLTVSHLCREQVVIAANGSLPGPTIRVHEGDTLVIRVLNQSPHNISIHWHGVFQLLSGWADGPEYVTQCPIGTGHSYTYKFNITGQEGTLWWHAHSSWLRATVYGALIIYPKPTPLRPLPYPFPTPYKDVPIILGEWWNGNVVDIENEALASGGAPNISDAFTINGKPGDFYPCSKKDTYKLKVVKGKTYMLRVINAALNNQLFFKIANHKMTVVAVDASYTNPYVTDVIVSGPGQTTDILFTANQAVGSYYMTAHPYITVAGAPFDNTTTRGIIVYEGSTSSTPIKSVLPAFNDTPTAHKFFSNLTGLAGGPQWVPVPPHVDKHMFITMGLNLDFCKSGNATCPGPFGQSFSASMNNQSFVLPKTLSILQAYFSGASGIYTTDFPRRPPVKFDYTNTSLSFNQSLLFAVKGTKVTKLKYNEVVEIVFQNTALIGVENHPIHLHGFNFHILAQGFGNFKSSRDRKKFNLVNPQIRNTIGVPVGGWAVIRFQANNPGIWLMHCHLDVHLPWGLATAFEVEDGHTPSSKLPPPPKDLPKCF; encoded by the exons ATGGCGAAATCAATCTGTGGGTTTCTGGTAGCTTGGTCTTTAGCTACTCTTTTGGCTTCTTCAATGGCCTCGGCTGCAATAGTGCAACATTCTCTATAT ATAAAAAACTTGACGGTGAGCCATCTTTGCCGGGAGCAAGTAGTGATTGCAGCAAATGGAAGCTTGCCGGGACCAACAATAAGAGTCCATGAAGGTGACACCCTTGTCATCCGAGTCCTCAACCAGTCACCCCACAACATAAGTATTCATTG GCATGGAGTTTTCCAACTTCTGAGTGGGTGGGCCGATGGGCCAGAATATGTGACCCAATGTCCAATAGGAACTGGTCATAGCTATACATACAAATTCAACATCACTGGTCAAGAAGGCACTCTTTGGTGGCATGCACACTCCTCTTGGCTTAGGGCAACTGTCTATGGAGCTCTCATCATTTATCCTAAACCTACCCCATTAAGGCCACTTCCTTACCCATTTCCTACTCCCTACAAGGATGTTCCTATAATTTTGG GGGAATGGTGGAATGGTAATGTGGTAGACATTGAGAACGAGGCTCTTGCTAGTGGTGGAGCTCCTAACATATCTGATGCTTTCACCATCAATGGAAAACCGGGTGATTTTTACCCTTGCTCTAAAAAAG ATACGTACAAGCTCAAGGTGGTCAAAGGAAAAACTTACATGCTACGCGTAATCAATGCTGCACTCAATAATCAACTATTTTTCAAGATAGCCAATCACAAGATGACAGTTGTCGCCGTCGACGCATCTTACACGAACCCATATGTCACTGATGTCATCGTAAGTGGTCCAGGTCAGACCACCGACATCCTATTCACTGCCAATCAAGCCGTGGGATCTTATTACATGACGGCTCATCCTTATATAACTGTTGCTGGTGCACCCTTTGACAACACCACAACTAGGGGCATTATTGTCTACGAGGGCTCCACGTCATCAACCCCAATCAAGTCGGTCTTACCAGCCTTCAACGATACTCCCACGGCCCACAAATTCTTTAGCAACTTAACTGGGTTGGCTGGTGGGCCCCAGTGGGTCCCAGTCCCACCCCACGTGGACAAACACATGTTTATAACCATGGGACTAAACCTCGACTTTTGCAAATCAGGGAATGCCACGTGTCCGGGTCCGTTTGGGCAGAGTTTCTCTGCGAGCATGAACAACCAATCGTTTGTGCTACCGAAAACACTATCCATTTTGCAGGCATATTTTTCGGGGGCGAGTGGCATCTACACCACTGATTTCCCAAGACGTCCTCCAGTAAAGTTTGACTACACAAACACAAGCTTGAGTTTCAACCAATCGCTGTTGTTCGCAGTAAAAGGGACGAAAGTGACGAAGTTAAAGTACAATGAAGTGGTGGAGATTGTGTTCCAAAACACAGCCCTCATTGGAGTCGAAAACCACCCAATTCATCTCCATGGCTTCAACTTCCACATCTTGGCCCAAGGCTTTGGTAATTTCAAGAGCTCTCGTGATCGTAAGAAATTCAACCTTGTCAATCCTCAAATTCGTAACACTATTGGTGTCCCAGTTGGCGGTTGGGCTGTCATTAGATTCCAAGCCAATAATCcag GTATATGGTTGATGCACTGCCATCTCGATGTGCACTTGCCATGGGGGCTAGCTACGGCATTTGAGGTTGAGGACGGGCACACTCCCTCCTCTAAACTCCCACCACCGCCCAAGGATCTACCAAAATGTTTTTGA